Proteins from one Stenotrophomonas aracearum genomic window:
- the aceF gene encoding dihydrolipoyllysine-residue acetyltransferase — protein sequence MAEIKEALVPDIGDYSDIPVIEVLVAVGDTVKKDQGLVTLESDKATMEVPSSVAGVVKEIKVKVGDNLSEGKVVALIEVADAAAAPAPAAAPAPAPAPAKAAAAAAPAPATQSAPAAAPAAAGGTVEATVPDIGDYTDIPVIEVLVAVGDTVKKDQGLVTLESDKATMEVPSSVAGVVKEIKVKVGDTLSQGKVVAIIEADGAAAPAPTQAAAAAAPAAAETGTKVEPVAVPAQPDKLAAREIASAPSAGNPSSPPVQFNADSVLPAKVPYASPAVRVFARELGVDLNQLTGTEKGGRITKGDVQKFVKSALTGGAAVGGGTVAAGGGLNLLPWPKVDFSKFGEVETQPLSRIKKISGANLARNWAMIPHVTQFEQADITDLEGLRVALNKENEKAGIKLTMLAFLIKASAAALKQFPEFNASLDAAGENLTLKKYFNIGFAADTPNGLVVPVIRDVDKKGVVQIAQETGELARKARDGKLGPADMSGGCFSISSLGGIGGTAFTPIVNAPEVAILGVSKSSIQPVWNGKEFAPKLMLPLSLSYDHRVIDGALAARFTTYLSQVLADMRRVLL from the coding sequence ATGGCCGAAATCAAGGAAGCACTTGTCCCCGATATCGGTGACTACAGCGATATCCCGGTAATCGAGGTGCTGGTCGCCGTTGGTGACACCGTCAAGAAGGACCAGGGCCTGGTCACGCTGGAATCGGACAAGGCCACGATGGAAGTGCCGTCCTCGGTCGCTGGCGTCGTCAAGGAAATCAAGGTCAAGGTCGGCGACAACCTGTCCGAGGGCAAGGTCGTGGCGCTGATCGAAGTGGCCGACGCCGCTGCGGCACCGGCTCCGGCCGCTGCGCCGGCTCCGGCTCCGGCTCCGGCCAAGGCGGCTGCGGCCGCTGCGCCGGCCCCGGCCACCCAGAGCGCACCGGCCGCCGCGCCGGCTGCCGCCGGTGGCACGGTCGAAGCAACCGTCCCCGACATCGGCGATTACACCGACATTCCGGTGATCGAAGTGCTGGTCGCCGTGGGCGACACGGTCAAGAAGGACCAGGGCCTGGTCACGCTGGAATCGGACAAGGCCACGATGGAAGTGCCCTCGTCGGTCGCCGGCGTGGTCAAGGAAATCAAGGTCAAGGTCGGCGACACCCTCTCGCAGGGCAAGGTCGTGGCGATCATCGAAGCCGACGGCGCTGCCGCACCGGCTCCGACCCAGGCGGCTGCTGCCGCGGCCCCGGCCGCTGCCGAAACCGGCACCAAGGTGGAGCCGGTCGCCGTGCCGGCCCAGCCGGACAAGCTGGCTGCCCGCGAGATCGCCAGCGCCCCGTCGGCCGGCAACCCGAGCAGCCCGCCGGTGCAGTTCAACGCCGACAGCGTGCTGCCGGCCAAGGTGCCGTATGCCTCCCCGGCGGTGCGCGTGTTCGCCCGCGAGCTGGGCGTGGACCTCAACCAGCTCACTGGTACCGAGAAGGGCGGCCGCATCACCAAGGGCGACGTGCAGAAGTTCGTCAAGTCGGCCCTGACCGGTGGCGCTGCCGTGGGCGGTGGCACCGTCGCTGCGGGCGGCGGGCTCAACCTGCTGCCATGGCCGAAGGTCGACTTCAGCAAGTTCGGCGAGGTTGAAACCCAGCCGCTGTCGCGCATCAAGAAGATCTCCGGTGCCAACCTGGCGCGCAACTGGGCGATGATTCCGCACGTCACCCAGTTCGAACAGGCCGACATCACCGACCTGGAAGGCCTGCGCGTGGCGCTGAACAAGGAAAACGAGAAGGCCGGCATCAAGCTGACCATGCTCGCCTTCCTGATCAAGGCCAGCGCCGCGGCGCTCAAGCAGTTCCCGGAATTCAACGCATCGCTGGATGCGGCCGGTGAGAACCTGACCCTGAAGAAGTACTTCAACATCGGCTTCGCCGCCGACACCCCGAACGGCCTGGTCGTTCCGGTGATCCGCGACGTCGACAAGAAGGGCGTGGTGCAGATCGCGCAGGAAACCGGTGAGCTGGCCAGGAAGGCGCGCGACGGCAAGCTGGGCCCGGCCGACATGAGCGGTGGCTGCTTCTCGATCAGCTCGCTGGGCGGCATCGGCGGCACGGCGTTCACCCCGATCGTCAATGCGCCGGAAGTGGCCATCCTGGGTGTGTCCAAGTCGTCGATCCAGCCGGTCTGGAACGGCAAGGAATTCGCCCCGAAGCTGATGCTGCCGCTGTCGCTGAGCTACGACCACCGCGTCATCGACGGTGCGCTGGCCGCACGCTTCACCACTTACCTGTCGCAGGTGCTGGCCGACATGCGGCGCGTGCTGCTGTGA
- a CDS encoding DNA-deoxyinosine glycosylase has product MTNPLHCIGLSAQAATDCRVLVLGSMPGVASLQAAQYYAHPRNRFWPLMAALTGIDATTPYLERLRALQLAGVGLWDVIGQCQRTGSLDTAIVRGSEVPNALPALIAGLPRLAAIACNGATAHRAFVRWVQPQLDLRAAALPVWSLPSTSPANAGWPLGRLRAAWQPLADVLAH; this is encoded by the coding sequence GTGACGAATCCACTGCACTGCATCGGTCTCTCTGCGCAGGCCGCGACCGATTGTCGCGTGCTGGTACTGGGGTCGATGCCGGGTGTTGCGTCGCTGCAGGCGGCGCAGTACTACGCGCACCCGCGCAATCGGTTCTGGCCGTTGATGGCGGCACTCACCGGCATCGATGCGACCACGCCGTACCTCGAGCGCCTGCGCGCGTTGCAGCTGGCAGGCGTCGGTCTGTGGGATGTGATCGGGCAGTGCCAGCGCACCGGCAGCCTGGATACGGCGATCGTGCGCGGCAGCGAGGTCCCCAATGCGCTGCCGGCGCTGATCGCCGGCCTGCCACGGCTTGCGGCGATTGCCTGCAACGGGGCCACTGCACACCGTGCCTTCGTGCGCTGGGTGCAACCGCAGCTGGACCTGCGTGCGGCGGCGCTGCCGGTGTGGTCCTTGCCCTCGACCAGCCCGGCCAATGCCGGTTGGCCGCTGGGCAGGCTGCGGGCGGCGTGGCAACCGCTGGCCGATGTCCTGGCGCACTGA